TGGCAGTGGTGCGTCAATCGGTCGAGCAAGGCTGTCGTCAGCTTGGCATCGCCAAACACGCTGGCCCATTCGCCGAAGGTCAGGTTGGTGGTAATCATCACACTGGTGTGCTCGTACAGCTTCGACAGCAGGTGGAACAGCAAGGCCCCACCTGCCTGGCTGAATGGCAAGTAACCCAGCTCGTCCAGAATCACCAGGTCAACCCGCATCAACGCGAACGCCAGCTTGCCCGCCTTACCCGCCGCTTTCTCCTGCTCCAGCAAGTTGACTAGATCCACGGTGGAGAAGAAGCGTACCCGTTTGCCGTGGCGCGTAATGCCAGACACGCCCAATGCGGTGGCAAGGTGTGTTTTGCCGGTACCCGTGCCACCAATGAACACGACGTTATGTGCACTCTCGCTGAACGACAGGTCTGCCAGCTCGGCGATCAAATGCTGATCCACCTTAGTCTGACTGAAGTCGAACCCCGCCAGGTCGCGATGCGCAGGAAACCTGGCGGCGTGCATCTGGTAGCTGATTGACCGCATGGCGCGGTCGGTTTCCTCTGCGGCCAGCAGGTGTTCAATCAGCCAGCGCGATGACTCGATAGCGCTTTGGGCATCTTGCGTGACGATCTCATCCCAGGCGCCGGCCATGCCGTAAAGCCGCAATGCCTTTAGCTTGCTCGCGATCTCATCCATGGCGGGCTCCCGTGCGCAGGCTGTCGTAGCGTTCTGGATCAGCCAGCGGCGCTTCCTGGACGGCGAGCTGCGTTTCCGCCTGCTCCGGCATCGGCGACTGCTTGAGCCGGTTTAGTACGTTCTCGATGTGCTCGACGCTCGGGTTACCCGACTCCAGTACCAGCTCGACGGCAACCAGCACGACCTCCAGCCCCGAGCGTGGCACCGCCGCCAGCAGTTTGGCCATGACGCGGTCACCGCCTTCGCGCTTGAGTAATAGCCGTCGCAGCCGCTGTAACGGATCTGGCAGGTCGGCGAATGGCGCACCGTTACGCAGAGCGCCGGGCTTACGCTCGATCAGCGGGAGGTAGTGCTGCCAGTCGTAACTCGTGTGGTGGCTGCCGAACCGGCGCGCGTGGGTGGCCACGATAGCGTCGTTGGCCACCAGGTCGATCCGCTCAGGGTAAACATGAATGCTCACCATCTGGCCGACCAACTCACAGGGTGCTGAGTAACGATTGCGGTCGTAGTGCACCAGGCAGATGCTGTTGACCTTGCCCAGCGTCTCCACGTAGCCGTCGAATGGCGTGACCATCGGCATCAGCTGTGGCTGCTCATGTTCCAGCATCTCGGCGATGGTGAGGCCATCGAACTCACCATGGCGCAGCTCCTGCCATAGCGTGCGGCAACGACTAAGCAACCAGACGTTCAGTTCTGCAAAGCTACTGAACCGTTGCTTGGCGGCCTCTTGCCAGATGCGCGGGCGACTGTCCTGCACATTTTTCTCGACGACGCCTTTCTCCCAGCCGGAAGCGACGTTGCAGAAGTCCGGATCGAACAGGTAGTGCGATGCCATCGCGGCGAAGCGGGTGTTGACCGCTCGTGCCTTGCCACGTTTGACCTTGTCGACGGCAGTCTTCATGTTGTCGTAGATGCCGCGGCGCGGAATGCCGCCGAGTGCCGTGAATGCGCGGGTGTGGGCATCAAACAGCATCTCGTGGCTTTGGGTGGGATAGGCCTGCACAACGAAGGCGCGGCTGGCGCATAGCTTGAGGTGCGCCGCCATGATCTTGCGCCAGATGCCGCCGATCACCAGACGCTCCTCGCTCCAGTCGAATTGGAAAGCCTCACCCAGCTCAAAGCGCAGTGGCACGTACGCCTTGGTTTGGCTCGTGCCACCACCAGCCCGCCACTGTCGGATGAAGGCCGTCACTCGGCTGTAGTCGCCGGAGAACCCTGCTGCCTTGAGCTCGGCAAAGAGCTTGAGCGCGCTGCGGCGCTCGCGCTTGGGACGGTGTAAGTCCGTCTCCAGCATTTTGGTGAGCTGCACCGCATACGGTGCGATCTTGGTTTCAGCGGGTTTCCGCTGGTACTTCGGCGCCGTGCCTTCCGCCGCCTTGAGCCAGTGACGGATCGTTTTGCGGGTCAGCCCAGTTCGCCGCTCAATTTCAGATAGCGATAGGCCATCTCGGTAGAACAACCTGCGAACAATGCCCAGTTCTTTCATGGTGATCACTCCATTCTCCTGCTGAAAAATTCAGCAGGGGGATTGAACATCCTGGGTAGTTTTGAACGCGCACTAGCTCCTGAAAACTGGGTAATTTTCTATGCGTACGCACACCCACGTCCTTCGCCACAGCTTTGCCAGTCACTTCATGATGAACGGCGGCAACATCCTGGTGCTGCAAAGGGCGCTGGGCCACCACAACCTCACCATGACCATGCGGTACGCCCATCTCTCACCCGACCATTTGAGCGAAACCCGCGAGCTGAACCCGCTACGCGCGTTGAACCTTTGTTGAACCCGACAAAGCAAAAGGGGTTGCGCTTGCGCGCAACCCCTTGATTGTTTGGTGGGCCCCCCGAGAGTCGAACTCGGCACCAACGGATTATGAGTCCGCTGCTCTAACCAAGCATGAGCTAGAGGCCCTGAAGAGGGGGCCATTATAGCGAGGAAAAGAAAAATCCCCAAGCCCTTTATTCAAGGAACTTGGGGATGCCATTCGACTAAAGCGTTATGCTTATTGGCCGCCCGGCTCGCTGTCCAGGAAACTGCGCAAGCGCTCGGAACGGGTCGGATGGCGCAGCTTGCGCAACGCCTTGGCCTCGATCTGGCGGATACGCTCGCGGGTCACGTCGAACTGCTTGCCCACTTCTTCCAGCGTGTGGTCGGTATTCATGTCGATGCCGAAACGCATGCGCAGGACTTTCGCCTCGCGCGGAGTCAGCGTGTCCAGCACTTCCTTGGTCGCATCCTTCAGGCTGGAGTACATTGCCGCATCGGATGGGGCCAGGTTGTTCTGGTCCTCGATGAAGTCGCCGAGATGGGAATCGTCGTCGTCGCCGATCGGGGTTTCCATGGAGATGGGCTCCTTGGAAATCTTCATGATCTTGCGAATCTTCTCTTCCGGCATCTCCATCTTCTCGGCCAACTCCGCCGGATCCGGCTCGCGGCCGCTTTCCTGCAGGATTTGCCGCGAGATGCGGTTCATCTTGTTGATGGTCTCGATCATGTGCACCGGAATGCGGATGGTGCGCGCCTGATCCGCGATGGAGCGGGTGATGGCCTGGCGGATCCACCAGGTGGCGTAGGTCGAGAACTTGTAGCCGCGACGGTATTCGAACTTGTCCACCGCCTTCATCAGGCCGATGTTGCCTTCCTGAATAAGGTCGAGGAACTGCAGGCCGCGGTTGGTGTACTTCTTGGCGATGGAAATCACCAGACGCAGGTTGGCCTCGATCATTTCCTTCTTGGCCCGGCGCGCCTTGGACTCGCCGGCCGACATCTGGCGGTTGATTTCCTTCAACGCCTTGATCGTCAGCATCGCGCGGTCCTGCAAATCCGACAGGCGGGTCTGCTTCTCGATGATCGCGTGCTTGAAGCGGGTCAGCGCCTCGCTCCAGGCCTTGCCTGAGTCGATCTCTTTTTCCACCCAGTCAAGGTTGGTCTCGTTGCCCGGGAACACCTTGATGAAGTGGGCTCGGTCCATGCGCACGCGGCTGACGCAGATATCCTGGATGTCGCGCTCGTAAGTGCGGATCTCGTTGACGCGGCCACGCAGCGACTCGCAGAGGCTTTCCACCTGGCGGGTCGCGAAGCGCACCAACATGAACTCGGTGGTGATCGCGTCCTGCAGCTCCTGGTATTCCTTGCTTTGCGAACCCTTGGCGCTCAACGCCTTGACCATCTTGTCGAACAGCATGCGCACGCCGGCGAAGTGCTCCAGCGCGTGCTGCTTCAGTTCTTCCAGATTGGCAGCGGCGTCGGCGTCGGCGTCTACATTGCCGTCTTCGTCCTCTTCCTCTTCGTCCTCTTCGTCCAACAGGTCGTCGCTGTCTTCCGGCTCGGCGAATTGGGCTTCGTCCTCGGTCGGGGCATTGAGGTCGATGAAGCCGTCCACGACTTCGTCTACGCGGATTTCATCGCGCGCCACGCGCTCCATCAGCTCCAGCACCTCGGCAATCGTGCCGGGGCAGGCGGAGATGGCCTGGATCATGTACTTGAGGCCGTCCTCGATCCGCTTGGCGATTTCGATTTCGCCTTCGCGGGTCAGCAGCTCGACCGAACCCATTTCGCGCATGTACATGCGGACCGGGTCGGTCGTGCGGCCGAATTCGGAGTCCACCGAGGACAGGGCCGCTTCGGCCTCTTCCACGGCATCCTCATCCGCCACCGAAGGGGTGGCGTCGGACATCAGCAGGGTTTCAGCGTCCGGCGCTTCTTCACACACCTGAATGCCCAGACCGGCTATCATCGTGACGATGTTTTCGATCTGCTCGGCGTCGGACACGTCTTCCGGCAGGTGGTCATTGATTTCGGCGTAGGTCAGGTACCCACGCTCCTTGCCCAGGGCGATCAACTGGCGCAAGCGTTTCCGCTGCTCTTCCAGGCTCATCACTTCCTGTTGGCTGTCCTGCACATCTTTCTGGTTTTCGGGAGAGGCCGCCATTTCGCTTCCTGCTTGAAAAAAAGCCGAAAAAAACAGTTGATTATAACACAACTACCTGAACTTTTCCGCCGAACCCGTTAGTTCGGCGACGAGAACATTTCCCGCAACAGCTGGGCCATCAGGACTTTCTCTTCGGAAGTCAGTCCTTCGTGCCGGTCCTTCAGTTTTAGCCGCTCCAGTTGCTCCGCATGCAGCATTTTCAGCAGCCGGGCGTTGCCGTCCTGAAACAACTGCCGGTCGTCCTCGCCGGGATCGGCGAATTCGTCCGGGTCTTGCATCGCCTGCTGCAGCACGCTGTCGATCAAACCCTCGTACGGCGTGCCGCGCAGTCCTTCGATCAATTTCGCGGTGTTCGGTGCCTCGCCGTGCTCCAGCACCCGCTCGGCCAGCATTGCAAAGCAACCCAGCTCATCCGACAGCGCCAGGCTGTCTGGCAGCTTGACGTCGCCCGCCCACTGCGGATTCATCAACAACCACTTGATCAGCTTCTTGACCATGGTGGTGTTGACCACCCGCTGCGACTGCTCCGGCAGCCTGTACTCGCGCTTGCCGCCGCCGCGGTTGCCGCCGCCGCGGTTGCCGCGCTCGAAGCGTTGCGGCTTGCCGCCGCCGGTAAGCATGTCCAGTTCGTCGACATCCACGCCCGCCATCTCGGCCAACCGCTTGCGTATCATGTAACCCAGCGCCGGCGCGGCGATCTGGGCCAGCAGCGGCGTCGCCTGGCGGATCAGATCCGCCTTGCCTTCCGGCGTACCGAGATTGATGCCGCGGCACAGCTCGCGGGTGAAGTACACCGACAGCGGCAGGCTTTCCTGAACCAGCAACTGCTCAAACGCGTCGGCGCCGAATTCGCGGACATAGCTGTCCGGATCATGCTCGGTCGGCAAGAACAGAAAATTCAGCGCCTTACCGTCCACCAGCTGCGGCAGGCTGTTCTCCAGCGCGCGCCAGGCGGCCTTCTGCCCGGCGGCGTCGCCGTCGAAGCAGAAATACACCTGCTCGGCGTGCTTGAGCAGCTTGCGCACATGCTCGCCGGTGGTGGCGGTGCCGAGCGTGGCCACCGCGTAGCCGATGCCGTATTGCGCCAGCGCCACTACGTCCATATAGCCTTCGACCACCAGCACCCGGTTTTTCTCCCGGATCGCCTGCCGCGCCTCATACAAGCCATACAGCTCGCGGCCCTTTTCAAACAGCGGCGTTTCTGGCGAGTTCAGATACTTCGGCTCGCCCTTGCCCAGCACGCGTCCGCCGAAACCGACGATGGCGCCGCGCTGGTTGCGGATCGGGAACATCAGCCGGTCGCGGAAGCGGTCATAGCGGCGCCCGCTATCCTCGGCCACGATCACCAGGCCGGCTTCCACCAGCTTGTCGTCCTGGTAGTTATCGACCGCGGCTTCCAGGTTCTGCCAGCCGTCCGGCGAGTAGCCCAGGCCGAAGCGGGCGGCGACTTCGCCGGACAATCCCCGTCCCTTGCAGTAGGCGACGGCATTGGCCGCGCCCTTCAGCTCGCGCCGGTAGAAATCGCTGGCCTGTTGCATCAGCTGCTCCAGCGACACCTGCTTCTCTCGCGCCTTACGGCTGGCTTCCGGATTGACCTCGCGCTCGTTCGGCACCTGCATGCCGATGCCCTCGGCCAGCATCTTGACGGCATCGATGAAGCCGATGCCCTGGTACTCCATCACGAAGCCGATGGCCGAACCGTGCGCGCCGCAGCCGAAGCAGTGATAGAACTGCTTGCTGGGACTTACCGTAAATGAGGGCGACTTTTCCTTGTGAAAGGGGCAGCAGGCCATATAGTTCTGCCCGCCCCGCTTCAGCGGAACGTAGCGGTCCACCACGTCGACGATGTCGACGCGGGACAGCAGTTGGTCGATGAAATCCTGCGGAATCAAGTCCTGCCGCCTCGGCCTCAGGCGCTCAGCTTGGCTTTGATCAGCGCGGACACCTGCGCCATGTCGGCGCGGCCGGCCAATTGCGGACGCAGCGCGCCCATCACCTTGCCCATGTCCTGCATGCCGGCGGCGCCGGTATCGGCCACCGCCTTGGCGATCAGCGCCTCGATCTCGGCCTGGGACAGCTGCTGCGGCATATAGCCCATCAGCACGTCCATCTCGGCCTGTTCCTTGTCGACCAGATCCTGGCGCTGAGCGGCCTGATACTGGGAGATGGAGTCACGACGCTGCTTGATCATCTTGTCGACGACGGCGATGACGCCGGCGTCGTCCAGTTCGATGCGCTCGTCCACCTCTTTTTGCTTGACGGCGGCCAGCAGCAGGCGGATCGCGGCCAGCTTGTCGGCTTCCTTGGCTTTCATGGCGGACTTCATGTCGTCGGTGATGCGAACTCTGAGGCTCATGTCGTGCTCACTTGGAAATCAGGCGCTGCGCGGGCAGCGGGGGAAATTCGGGAGTACAAATGGCAAAACCGCAGGCATGGCCTGCGGTCCTGCTTGATGCCGGAAAACTCTTAGTAGAGTTTCGGCGGCAGCATTTGGCTGCGGATGCGCTTGTAGTGGCGCTTAACCGCGGCGGCGTGCTTGCGCTTGCGTTCGGTGGTCGGCTTCTCGTAGAACTCGCGGGCGCGCAGTTCGGTCAGCAGGCCAGTTTTTTCCACGGAGCGCTTGAAACGACGCAGGGCAACTTCGAACGGTTCGTTCTCTTTAACGCGAATAGTCGGCATTTACTTAAGGGTCCTTAGATTTCTTTAGGGCGTGGCTAAAGCCGCCGCCTGTAAAAACAGCATTTTAGCAATGTTACTGCATTTGTAAAAGTCTGAAACGACAACGTCAGGTCATCTTGTGGTGTTTTGCGCGGTTTGGCGCGGCCAGCCTGGGCCATGAACATCACGACTTGACGGAAGAAATCACCCCCTCACTAGGAGAACTTGGCACTGCACTATAAAAACGTTTCGGCATCCGGCCGGCCAGATAGGCGGCGCGGCCAGCTTCCACGGCCAATTTCATGGCGTGCGCCATTAGAACCGGATTGCGCGCAGCGGCAATCGCGGTATTCATCAGCACGCCGTCGCAGCCCAATTCCATCGCGATCGCCGCGTCGGACGCGGTGCCGACGCCGGCATCCACGATCACGGGAACATTGGACTGCTCGATGATCAATTGCAGGTTCCACGGATTCAGTATCCCCATGCCGGAGCCGATCAGGCTGGCCAGCGGCATGATCGCGCAGCAGCCGATCTGCTCCAGCTCGCGCGCGACGATGGGGTCGTCCGAGGTATAAACCAAGACATCGAATCCCTCCGCCACCAGCACCTCGGCGGCCTTGAGGGTTTCCTTCACATTGGGGTACAGATTATTCGGGTCCCCCAGCACTTCCAGCTTCACGAAACGATGGTCGTCCAGAAGCTCCCGCGCCAGCCGCAAGGTGCGCACGGCGTCTTCGGCGGAATAGCATCCCGCCGTGTTGGGCAGGAGGTTATACCGGTTTTGCGGCAAAAAGTCCAGCAAATTCGGTTCGTTAGCGCTCTGGCCCAGGTTCACGCGCCGTATCGCCGCGGTGACGATTTCGGTGCCGGAAGCGTCCAGCGCCGCCGCGGTCTGCTCGAAATCCTTGTATTTGCCGGTCCCCACCAGCAAGCGAGAACCGTACTCTCGGCCGGCTATCACCAGTTTATCGTCCACCTGCATTCCCTTTTCTTCCATTGACGTCAGAATGGCGGGCGGACAGTCTCAGCCGCCGCCGACCGCCACCACGATTTCCAGCTCGTCGCCATCGGCCAGCCTCGCCTCGGCAAAGCTGCCGCGAGGCACGATCTCGCCGTTGCGCTCGATCGCGATGCGCTTGCCGGCCAGATCCAGCGCGGCGACCAGCTCCGCGAACGTGGCGATGCCGGCGAAGCTTCTGTCCTCGCCGTTGATGCGTAGATTCATTTGGCTCACTTTCTCTCCACGCGCTGCACCACCGCCAACTGGCGGACGGCCGCGAGCACGCGCTCCAGATGCTCCACCCCCTCCACCTGCAGGCGGAAATGGATATTGAACAGGCTGTCGCCGTCTCGGCTGCTGTCCTGGGTGTCGGCGCTTTCGATATTGGCCGAAGCCTGGGAAATGGCGGTGGCGATGTCGGCCAGCGCGCCCCGCTCGTTGCGCGACAACACGCCGACAGTGACGCCGAACATCCGGTCGCGCTGAGCCTCCCAGTTGACTTCCAGCAGCTTGTCCGGATCCGCGCGGCGCGCGTTGGGACAGCTGACCCGGTGAATGACCAGCCCCTGGCCCTTGGTCATCACACCCAGGATGTCGTCGCCCGGCAACGGGTTGCAGCAATTGGACAGCTGCACCATGCCCGCCTCGTTGCCGCGAATGGTGATGGGACCGACGCGCACGCCCTCGCCCAGCCGCTCTCCCGCCAGCTCCAGCATGCGGCGCGCCACCACGATGGGCAGCAGCTTGCCGGCCCCGATCTCGGCCAGCACATCGTCGAAGCTCCTCATCTTTTCGCCGTAGGCGGCGAAGTATTCGACGCGAAGTTCTTCGCTGACCGCCAGCGGCGTCGACGCCAGCGCGCCCACCGCCTGCCTGAGCAGCTTCTCGCCCAGCGCCACCGCTTCCTCGCGCTGCAAGCTCTTCAGATAATTGCGGATGCCGGAGCGGGCGCGACCGCTCTGCACGAAGGCCAGCCACGACGGATTGGGCTTGGCCTGGGTCGAGGTGATGATCTCGACGGTGTCTCCGTTCCTGAGCGCGGTGCGCAAGGGCACCAGCGCATGGTTGACGCGGGCGGCGATGCAGCGGTGGCCGACGTCGGTATGCACCGCGTAGGCGAAGTCCACCGGCGTGGAGCCCTGCGGCAGCACCATGATCTTGCCCTTGGGCGTGAACACGTAGACCTCGTCCGGAAACAGGTCGATCTTGATGTGCTCGAGGAATTCGACGGCGTCGTCGCTCTCCTCCTGCATGTCCAAGAGCTTCTGCAGCCACTGATGGGTGCGCTGCTGCGCGGTGTTGACGCCCTCCCCGCTCTTGTACATCCAGTGCGAGGCCACGCCGGCCTCGGCCACGTTATGCATCTCGCGGGTGCGGATCTGCATCTCCACCGGCGTGCCGTAGGGGCCGAACAGCGTCGTGTGCAGGCTCTGGTATCCATTGCCCTTGGGAATGGCGATGTAATCCTTGAATTTGCCGGGAATCGGCTTGTACAGGCTGTGCAGCGCGCCCAGCGCCAGATAGCAGGCTGGGATGTCGTTGACGACGACGCGGAAGCCGTAGATGTCCAGCACCTCGGAGAAGGACAGGTGCTTCTCCTGCATTTTCTTGTAGATGCTGTAGAGGTTCTTCTCGCGGCCCTTGATCGTGGCCTCGATATTGCTCTGCACCAGCCGCTGACTGACAGCCAGCAAAATCTTGTTGACCACTTCGCGGCGGTTGCCGCGCGCGGCGCGCACCGCCTTGGACAAAACGCTGTAGCGGTGCGGGTGCAGATGCTTGAACGCCAGGTCCTGCAGCTCACGGTAAACCTTGTTCAGGCCGATGCGGTTGGCGATCGGCGCGTAGATCTCCAAGGTTTCCAACGCGATGCGGCGGCGCTTGTCTTCGCGCATGGAGTCCAGCGTGCGCATATTGTGCAGCCGGTCAGCCAGCTTGACGATGATGACGCGGATGTCGCGCGCCATCGCCAGCACCATCTTGCGGAAGCTTTCGGCCTGGGCGTCTTCCTTGGTCTGGTACTCCAGCCGCTCCAGCTTGGAGAGGCCGTCCACCAGATCGGCGACGATCTTGCCGAATTTTTCTATCAGCGTGGGCTTGGTGACGCCGGTGTCTTCCAGCACGTCGTGAAGCAGCGCGGCGGCCAGGCCCTGCACATCCAGCCGCCAGTCGGTGAGCATGGTCGCCACCGCCAGCGGATGGGTGATGTAGGGCTCGCCGCTCTTGCGAGTCTGACCCTCGTGAGCCTCTCGGCTGACCAGGAAGGCCAGCCTGAGCATTTCGACGTCTTCCGGCTTCAGGTAGCGCGCGGCGCTCTCCAGGAACGCCGCCGCTTCAGACTCGATCAAGGCGTTGTAATCGATGCCTGCCTCAATGCCGGTGCCCATCGTCTTGCTCCGTCCGGCAATCAGGCCTTGCCGCGGTTGAGGACTTCCTTGCCGACATGGCCGGCGGCGATCTCACGCAGGGCGATCACGGTCGGCTTGTGGCGGCCCGGCTCGACGAAGGCGCTGGCGCCGGAAGCCACTTGGCGCGCGCGGTAGGCGGCAGCCAGGGTCAAGTCAAAACGGTTCTGGATGCGGTCCAGGCAGTCGTCAACGGTAATACGGGCCATGGTTTCTCTCAGCTAAATGACGGTTACAGGGTTCACTATATCGATTTTCGCTCCGTCCGGCACGAGCGGGACGGAACTATTTTCATTTCGCGGCGGCGGTGCCCATGCGGCGGAACATGTCGGCCAGACGGCGGCACTGCGGCGCGCTCTTCAGGCGTTGGGCGCGGACGATGCTGATCAGATCCTGGCGCGCCCGCTCGAAGTCGTCGTTGACCACGATGTAGTCATACTCGGAGATCTTGTCGATCTCGGCGCGGGCGGAAGCCAGGCGGCGCAGGATGACCTCTTCGGCATCAGTGTCGCGGCCGCGCAGGCGGCGCTCCAGCTCCTCGATGGAGGGCGGCGCGATGAAGATGCCGATAGCGTCCGGAAACGCCTCGCGCACCTGCTCGGCGCCCTGCCAGTCGATTTCCAGCAGGATGTCCCGGCCTGCCTCCAGGCGGCCGCGTATCCACGGCGCGCTGGTGCCATAGCAGTTGCCGTACACCTCGGCCCACTCCAGGAAATCGCCGCGCGACTTCATTTCATCGAAGGTTTCGCGGCTGACGAAATGGTAATGCTCGCCATCGACCTCGCCCTTGCGCGCCGCGCGGGTGCTATAGGAGATAGACAGCTCGACGCTGGGCTCTGCCTGCAGCAAAGCCGCCACCAGCGAGGTCTTGCCGGCGCCGGACGGCGCCACCACGATGTAAATGTTGCCGACGGCCTGGTTCATACAACGTACCAACGTTTACCAAAGAGTAATTTTTCAGGATAGCACAGCGAGGCCGCCAGTGTTAAGCAATGACATATTTTCACGTCAAGATTTAGGTGTTTGAGCGCCCGCTGGCCGATAATGCCGCGTTTTCAGAACGCTCGCGTCGTCCGGAGTCATTTTTCATGCAACTGCTGGAAAGCTTCTTCAAGCTCAAGGAGCACGGCACCACGGTGAAAACCGAGGTGATAGCCGGCTTCACCACCTTCCTGACCATGGCCTACATCGTGCTGGTCAACCCGCTGATCCTGTCCTCCACCGGCATGGACCTGAACGCGGTGTTCGTCGCCACCTGCCTCGCCGCCGCGCTGGGCACCGCCATCATGGGCCTGGTGGCCAACTACCCGATCGCGCTGGCGCCGGGCATGGGCCTGAACGCCTACTTCACCTTCAGCGTGGTCAAGGGCATGGGCCTGTCGTGGGAAACCGCGCTGGGCGCGGTCTTCATCTCCGGCATCGTGTTCCTGGCGGTCAGCTTGTTCAAGGTGCGGGAGGCCATCGTCAACGCCATCCCGCAATCGCTGAAGTTCGCCATCTCGGCCGGCGTCGGCATGTTCCTCGCCATCATCGCGCTGAAAAACGCCGGCGTGATCGCGCCGCATCCGGAAACCTACCTGACGCTGGGCGACATCCACAAACCCACCGCGCTGCTGGCCATCTTCGGCTTCTTCCTGATCGTGGCGCTGGAATACCGCAAGGTGCCGGGTTCCATCATCATCGGCATCCTGGTGGTGACCGTGCTGTCGATCGCCTTCGGCCTGTCGCCGTTCAAGGGCATCGTCGCTCCGGTGCCGAGCATGGCGCCCACCTTCATGGCGATGGATATCCAGGGCGCGCTCAACGCCGGCCTGATCGGCGTGATCTTCGTGTTCTTCTTCGTCGACCTGTTCGACACCACCGGCACCCTGGTCGGCGTGTCGCACCGCGCCGGCCTTTTGGACAAGGACGGCAAGCTGCCGCGGCTGAAACGCGCGCTGATGGCCGACTCCATCGCCATCACCGCCGGCGCCGCGATGGGCACCTCGTCCACCACCGCCTACATCGAATCCGCAGCCGGCACCGCTGTCGGCGGCCGCACCGGCCTCACGGCAGTCGTGGTGGCGCTGCTGTTCCTCGCCGCGCTG
This genomic window from Chromobacterium phragmitis contains:
- a CDS encoding RelA/SpoT family protein encodes the protein MGTGIEAGIDYNALIESEAAAFLESAARYLKPEDVEMLRLAFLVSREAHEGQTRKSGEPYITHPLAVATMLTDWRLDVQGLAAALLHDVLEDTGVTKPTLIEKFGKIVADLVDGLSKLERLEYQTKEDAQAESFRKMVLAMARDIRVIIVKLADRLHNMRTLDSMREDKRRRIALETLEIYAPIANRIGLNKVYRELQDLAFKHLHPHRYSVLSKAVRAARGNRREVVNKILLAVSQRLVQSNIEATIKGREKNLYSIYKKMQEKHLSFSEVLDIYGFRVVVNDIPACYLALGALHSLYKPIPGKFKDYIAIPKGNGYQSLHTTLFGPYGTPVEMQIRTREMHNVAEAGVASHWMYKSGEGVNTAQQRTHQWLQKLLDMQEESDDAVEFLEHIKIDLFPDEVYVFTPKGKIMVLPQGSTPVDFAYAVHTDVGHRCIAARVNHALVPLRTALRNGDTVEIITSTQAKPNPSWLAFVQSGRARSGIRNYLKSLQREEAVALGEKLLRQAVGALASTPLAVSEELRVEYFAAYGEKMRSFDDVLAEIGAGKLLPIVVARRMLELAGERLGEGVRVGPITIRGNEAGMVQLSNCCNPLPGDDILGVMTKGQGLVIHRVSCPNARRADPDKLLEVNWEAQRDRMFGVTVGVLSRNERGALADIATAISQASANIESADTQDSSRDGDSLFNIHFRLQVEGVEHLERVLAAVRQLAVVQRVERK
- the rpoZ gene encoding DNA-directed RNA polymerase subunit omega; this translates as MARITVDDCLDRIQNRFDLTLAAAYRARQVASGASAFVEPGRHKPTVIALREIAAGHVGKEVLNRGKA
- the gmk gene encoding guanylate kinase: MNQAVGNIYIVVAPSGAGKTSLVAALLQAEPSVELSISYSTRAARKGEVDGEHYHFVSRETFDEMKSRGDFLEWAEVYGNCYGTSAPWIRGRLEAGRDILLEIDWQGAEQVREAFPDAIGIFIAPPSIEELERRLRGRDTDAEEVILRRLASARAEIDKISEYDYIVVNDDFERARQDLISIVRAQRLKSAPQCRRLADMFRRMGTAAAK
- a CDS encoding NCS2 family permease produces the protein MQLLESFFKLKEHGTTVKTEVIAGFTTFLTMAYIVLVNPLILSSTGMDLNAVFVATCLAAALGTAIMGLVANYPIALAPGMGLNAYFTFSVVKGMGLSWETALGAVFISGIVFLAVSLFKVREAIVNAIPQSLKFAISAGVGMFLAIIALKNAGVIAPHPETYLTLGDIHKPTALLAIFGFFLIVALEYRKVPGSIIIGILVVTVLSIAFGLSPFKGIVAPVPSMAPTFMAMDIQGALNAGLIGVIFVFFFVDLFDTTGTLVGVSHRAGLLDKDGKLPRLKRALMADSIAITAGAAMGTSSTTAYIESAAGTAVGGRTGLTAVVVALLFLAALWLSPLAATVPAYATAPALCYVAVLMARGLAEIEWSDLTESAPAVMTALAMPFTFSIADGIAFGFISYAVIKILAGRFADLRPAVLIIAALWIFKLAFFH